In one window of Nothobranchius furzeri strain GRZ-AD chromosome 11, NfurGRZ-RIMD1, whole genome shotgun sequence DNA:
- the dhrs1 gene encoding dehydrogenase/reductase SDR family member 1, protein MSLSGWVCVVTGASRGIGRGIALQLSEAGATVYITGRQEKTLKLAAAQVNERGGKCVPVVCDSTKDEDIEALFERIKHEQNGRLDILVNNAYAGVQEIFENMGKKFWEMDPSLWDSINNTGLRGHYFFSVYGSRLMVAQGHGLIVTISSMGGLRYLFNVPYGVGKAACDRLAADMAVELKNRGVASVSLWPGAVQTELVSRFMLETPEGQNSKYKEMFSNGETTELSGKCITSLAKDGNLMSLTGKVLMTCDLARRYGIKDVDGRSVLDYTSLKFLLTQVPYLSWLSPVVPSFLRLPRFVLSLASSRF, encoded by the exons ATGTCCCTGTCTGGCTGGGTGTGTGTGGTTACAGGTGCCTCCAGGGGCATTGGGAGGGGAATAGCGCTGCAGCTGTCTGAGGCAGGAGCGACCGTCTACATCACGGGGCGTCAGGAGAAGACTCTGAAACTAGCTGCTGCGCAG GTGAATGAAAGAGGTGGGAAGTGTGTTCCAGTGGTCTGTGATTCTACAAAAGATGAAGATATAGAAGCATTATTTGAAAGGATCAAACATGAGCAGAATGGCAGACTTGATATATTGGTCAACAATGCCTACGCCGGCGTACAG GAGATTTTTGAGAATATGGGGAAGAAGTTCTGGGAAATGGATCCCTCTCTTTGGGATTCCATCAACAACACCGGTCTTCG GGGTCACTACTTTTTCTCTGTCTACGGATCTCGCCTGATGGTGGCCCAAGGTCATGGTTTGATTGTGACCATTTCATCTATGGGTGGGCTGCGGTATTTGTTCAATGTACCATATGGGGTTGGAAAGGCTGCA TGTGACCGACTGGCAGCTGACATGGCCGTTGAGCTGAAAAACAGAGGAGTGGCTTCTGTCAGCTTGTGGCCAGGAGCCGTACAAACAGAGCTGGTGTCTCGTTTCATGCTAGAAACACCAGAAGGACAGAATTCTAAG TATAAAGAAATGTTTTCCAACGGAGAAACCACAGAACTGAGTGGGAAGTGCATCACCAGCCTGGCAAAAG ATGGAAATCTAATGTCCTTGACTGGGAAGGTGCTGATGACGTGTGACCTGGCAAGGCGCTACGGGATTAAAGATGTTGATG GACGAAGTGTACTTGATTATACTTCTCTGAAGTTCCTCCTGACCCAGGTACCGTACCTGTCGTGGC